A window of Actinobacillus suis ATCC 33415 contains these coding sequences:
- a CDS encoding VOC family protein, with protein sequence MIQENAKFYEKMTACFGDFSEFQQKIQQIAHLAMLDLNQFKIDHLAVRMNDWLTAEQWRSFLLEHGELLKESEVNGRPITLIKLNQPLSFLGQDVSIIELPFPKDKVYPQQGWEHIEIVYPMQKNETVEQWTQRALKQFQLLINANLTLKISQPKVEGEQLPNPSIAISVKSATYCNPYCLKLHPYDINEVICSESHF encoded by the coding sequence ATGATACAAGAAAATGCAAAATTTTACGAGAAAATGACCGCTTGTTTTGGTGATTTTTCTGAATTTCAACAAAAAATTCAGCAAATTGCCCATTTGGCGATGCTGGATTTAAATCAGTTTAAAATTGACCATTTAGCAGTCAGAATGAATGATTGGCTGACGGCTGAACAGTGGCGTTCATTTTTACTCGAACACGGCGAATTATTAAAAGAAAGCGAAGTAAACGGGCGACCGATAACTCTTATCAAACTTAATCAGCCGTTATCTTTTTTAGGACAAGATGTTTCGATTATCGAATTACCGTTCCCGAAAGATAAAGTTTACCCGCAGCAAGGCTGGGAACATATTGAAATTGTTTATCCGATGCAGAAAAACGAAACGGTTGAGCAATGGACTCAGCGTGCATTAAAACAATTTCAGTTATTGATTAATGCCAACCTTACGCTTAAAATCAGCCAGCCCAAAGTGGAGGGAGAACAATTGCCTAATCCAAGTATTGCAATTTCAGTAAAGAGTGCAACTTATTGCAATCCTTATTGTCTCAAGCTCCACCCTTATGATATAAATGAGGTGATTTGTTCAGAAAGTCATTTCTGA
- a CDS encoding glycine zipper 2TM domain-containing protein, whose translation MKKLSFAAALMASLTLVGCANTDIYSGSVYSSNQAKEARSISYGTIVSVRDVKIQADNQGVLGTVGGGVLGGVAGSTIGGGSGRAVATAVGAVAGALIGNTVEEKATQVSSLEMVIRKDDGKEIVVVQKKEKGFVPGKRVRIVGSNSDLNVSVL comes from the coding sequence ATGAAAAAATTAAGTTTCGCAGCAGCTTTAATGGCAAGTTTAACTCTCGTAGGTTGTGCAAATACCGATATTTATAGCGGTAGCGTATATAGCTCAAACCAAGCGAAAGAAGCGCGTTCAATTAGCTATGGCACCATTGTTTCTGTACGTGACGTAAAAATCCAAGCAGATAACCAAGGTGTATTAGGAACTGTTGGTGGTGGCGTTCTTGGTGGCGTAGCCGGCTCAACAATCGGTGGTGGTAGCGGTCGTGCAGTAGCAACAGCAGTTGGTGCGGTTGCCGGTGCACTTATCGGTAATACCGTTGAAGAAAAAGCGACTCAGGTTTCTTCATTAGAAATGGTGATTCGCAAAGATGATGGCAAGGAAATTGTTGTCGTTCAGAAAAAAGAAAAAGGTTTCGTACCGGGTAAACGAGTTCGAATCGTAGGTTCAAACTCAGACCTGAACGTATCTGTTCTTTAA
- a CDS encoding methyltransferase family protein produces MELKLPPPLLFVFCLLLIYLLPSGEHYPLPQWLGFLFAGVGIAVSVAGLYALKQAKTTISPVTPQQSSQLVTWGIYRFSRNPMYLGLMFLLIAWAVWLNRYFASLVIIGFVYYLNRFQIKSEERALQKKFEESFTQYCRQVRRWL; encoded by the coding sequence ATGGAACTTAAACTACCGCCTCCGTTATTGTTTGTGTTTTGTTTGTTGTTGATTTACTTACTACCAAGTGGCGAGCATTATCCATTGCCTCAATGGCTCGGTTTTTTATTTGCTGGAGTCGGCATCGCAGTAAGCGTTGCAGGGCTTTATGCGTTGAAACAAGCAAAAACAACGATTAGCCCTGTTACGCCACAGCAAAGTTCACAATTGGTTACTTGGGGTATTTATCGCTTTAGCCGTAATCCGATGTATCTTGGATTAATGTTTTTGCTTATTGCATGGGCAGTATGGCTTAATAGATATTTTGCTTCACTGGTGATTATTGGATTTGTGTACTATTTAAATCGGTTCCAAATTAAATCGGAAGAGCGAGCTTTACAGAAAAAATTTGAGGAAAGTTTTACCCAATATTGCCGGCAAGTACGGCGTTGGCTTTAG
- the ychF gene encoding redox-regulated ATPase YchF — translation MGFKCGIVGLPNVGKSTLFNALTKAGIEAANYPFCTIEPNTGVVPMPDPRLDALAEIVKPERVLPTTMEFVDIAGLVAGASKGEGLGNKFLANIRETDAIGHVVRCFENDDIVHVAGKIDPADDIEIINTELALADLDSCERAIQRLQKRAKGGDKEAKFELSIMEKILPVLENAGMIRSVDLDKDELHAIKGYNFLTLKPTMYIANVNEDGFENNPYLDRVREIAEKEGAVVVPVCAAIESEIAELDDEEKVEFLQDLGIEEPGLNRVIRAGYRLLNLQTYFTAGVKEVRAWTVSVGATAPKAAAVIHTDFEKGFIRAEVIGYQDFIDNKGEAGAKEAGKWRLEGKDYIVQDGDVMHFRFNV, via the coding sequence ATGGGATTTAAATGTGGTATCGTGGGTTTACCGAACGTAGGTAAATCAACTCTTTTCAATGCGTTAACCAAAGCGGGTATTGAAGCGGCTAACTATCCGTTCTGTACGATCGAACCGAATACGGGTGTTGTACCAATGCCGGATCCTCGCTTAGACGCATTAGCGGAAATCGTGAAACCTGAGCGTGTACTTCCAACCACGATGGAATTCGTGGATATTGCAGGTCTAGTAGCCGGTGCAAGTAAAGGTGAAGGTTTAGGCAATAAATTCTTAGCCAATATTCGTGAAACGGATGCGATTGGTCACGTAGTGCGTTGTTTTGAAAATGACGATATCGTACACGTTGCCGGTAAGATTGATCCGGCGGATGATATTGAAATCATCAATACTGAACTTGCGTTAGCGGATTTAGACAGCTGTGAGCGTGCAATTCAACGTTTACAAAAACGTGCGAAAGGCGGTGATAAAGAAGCGAAATTCGAATTATCGATTATGGAAAAAATCTTACCGGTGCTTGAAAATGCCGGTATGATTCGTTCTGTTGATTTAGATAAAGACGAATTACACGCGATCAAAGGTTATAACTTCTTAACCTTAAAACCGACAATGTACATTGCGAACGTGAACGAAGACGGCTTCGAAAATAACCCGTATTTAGATCGCGTACGTGAAATCGCTGAAAAAGAAGGCGCAGTAGTTGTGCCGGTATGCGCTGCGATTGAATCGGAAATTGCTGAATTAGATGACGAAGAAAAAGTCGAGTTTTTACAAGACTTAGGCATTGAAGAGCCGGGCTTGAACCGTGTAATTCGTGCTGGCTACCGTTTATTAAACTTACAAACATACTTTACCGCAGGTGTAAAAGAAGTACGTGCTTGGACCGTTTCTGTTGGTGCAACCGCACCAAAAGCGGCGGCAGTTATTCACACTGACTTCGAAAAAGGCTTTATTCGTGCGGAAGTGATTGGTTATCAAGACTTTATTGATAATAAAGGCGAAGCTGGTGCGAAAGAAGCGGGTAAATGGCGTTTAGAAGGGAAAGATTATATCGTACAAGACGGCGATGTAATGCACTTCCGCTTTAACGTGTAA
- the pth gene encoding aminoacyl-tRNA hydrolase, with the protein MSQIKLIVGLANPGAKYEDTRHNAGEWLINEIARQFNVSLKEEAKFFGKVAKINTAGGEVRLLVPTTFMNLSGKAVGALANFYRIKPEEILVAHDELDLPPGVAKIKQGGGHGGHNGLKDIIASLGNSNNFYRVRIGIGHPGSKELVAGYVLGKPSPQDQEKINAAVDEAGRCVDVLFKDGVTKATNRLNGFKA; encoded by the coding sequence ATGTCACAAATTAAACTTATCGTTGGATTAGCTAACCCAGGGGCGAAATACGAAGATACTCGTCACAATGCCGGTGAATGGCTAATTAATGAAATTGCTCGTCAATTTAATGTCAGCTTAAAAGAAGAAGCTAAATTTTTTGGAAAAGTCGCAAAAATTAATACGGCGGGCGGCGAGGTTCGTTTGCTTGTGCCGACCACTTTTATGAATTTAAGCGGTAAAGCGGTTGGCGCTTTAGCGAATTTCTATCGTATTAAACCGGAAGAAATTTTAGTCGCTCATGATGAATTGGATTTACCGCCGGGCGTAGCGAAAATTAAGCAAGGTGGCGGTCATGGCGGTCATAACGGTTTAAAAGATATTATTGCCAGCCTTGGTAACAGTAATAATTTTTACCGTGTGCGTATTGGTATCGGGCATCCGGGCAGTAAAGAATTGGTTGCCGGTTATGTATTAGGTAAACCAAGCCCGCAGGATCAAGAAAAAATTAATGCGGCGGTGGATGAAGCCGGTCGCTGTGTAGATGTTCTATTTAAAGACGGTGTGACGAAAGCAACCAATCGTCTCAACGGTTTTAAAGCATAA
- a CDS encoding DUF805 domain-containing protein — MNWCLFALKRSFNFTVRARRREYGWFYLINILIAIILNILVGVCFAIGLENVANGLTILLYLYQFAIFIPSISVTTRRLHDLGWSGWWQLLPYVIVIILSIATVFSLDQELGSISDVEYSLYFLTLASIGCIWIFILFLMLKDGQRFTNKYGEDPKAVKNGSEVANSLAV; from the coding sequence ATGAATTGGTGTTTATTCGCATTAAAACGAAGTTTTAACTTTACCGTTCGAGCTAGACGTAGAGAATATGGTTGGTTTTATTTAATCAATATTTTGATAGCTATTATATTAAATATCTTAGTTGGTGTTTGTTTTGCTATTGGACTAGAAAATGTTGCAAACGGATTAACAATCCTGTTATACCTCTACCAATTTGCGATATTTATTCCTTCGATAAGTGTCACGACTCGACGTTTACACGATTTAGGTTGGTCTGGTTGGTGGCAGTTATTACCTTATGTGATTGTTATTATTTTAAGTATTGCAACAGTCTTCTCTTTAGATCAAGAATTGGGGTCGATTAGTGATGTTGAATATTCCTTATATTTTTTGACACTTGCAAGTATAGGATGTATATGGATTTTTATACTGTTTTTAATGCTTAAAGATGGTCAACGTTTCACAAATAAATACGGTGAAGATCCGAAAGCGGTTAAAAATGGCAGTGAAGTAGCAAATTCTTTAGCAGTATAA
- a CDS encoding DUF805 domain-containing protein has protein sequence MEWFMYVLRHTFDYSGRARRLEFAWFIWIYEASSLLIWFLAKVLFALRLPHIADAFNFVNYALDILLLLPLMSVTARRLHDLGYSGWWQSLLVIVNTSLCVLTFMPDEIIEAVSSSQKGGLFMMVSLVIVFAYFLYLTFKDGQPFTNRFGKSPKYSVLNQYS, from the coding sequence ATGGAATGGTTTATGTATGTGCTACGCCATACGTTTGATTATTCTGGAAGAGCAAGACGCTTAGAGTTTGCTTGGTTTATTTGGATTTATGAAGCAAGTAGCCTATTAATTTGGTTTTTGGCAAAAGTATTATTTGCATTACGTTTACCGCATATAGCTGACGCCTTTAATTTTGTTAATTATGCTTTAGATATTTTGTTGCTATTACCGCTGATGAGTGTAACGGCAAGACGCTTACATGATTTAGGTTATTCTGGTTGGTGGCAATCATTGTTGGTTATTGTAAATACCTCACTGTGTGTTCTCACATTTATGCCGGATGAAATTATCGAAGCGGTATCTTCTTCTCAAAAAGGCGGATTATTTATGATGGTCAGTCTCGTGATTGTTTTTGCATATTTCTTATACCTAACATTCAAAGATGGGCAGCCATTTACTAATCGATTTGGTAAAAGTCCTAAATATTCAGTATTAAACCAATACTCATAA
- the prfC gene encoding peptide chain release factor 3: MSYPQEVNKRRTFAIISHPDAGKTTITEKVLLYGNAIQTAGSVKGKGSSAHAKSDWMEMEKQRGISITTSVMQFPYNDCLVNLLDTPGHEDFSEDTYRTLTAVDSCLMVIDSAKGVEERTIKLMEVTRLRDTPILTFMNKLDRDIRDPMELLDEVESVLKIRCAPITWPIGCGKLFKGVYHIAKDETYLYQSGQGSTIQEVRIVKGLNSPELDAAVGDDLANQLREELELVQGASNEFDHEAFINGELTPVFFGTALGNFGVDHFLDGLTEWAPKPQARQTDVRTVESSEEKFSGFVFKIQANMDPKHRDRVAFMRVVSGKYEKGMKLKHVRIGKDVVISDALTFMAGDRSHAEEAYAGDIIGLHNHGTIQIGDTFTQGEVMKFTGIPNFAPELFRRIRLKDPLKQKQLLKGLVQLSEEGAVQVFRPLMNNDLIVGAVGVLQFDVVVSRLKTEYNVEAIYEAVNVATARWVECKDAKKFEEFKRKNEQNLALDGGDNLTYIAPTMVNLNLAQERYPDVEFFKTREH, from the coding sequence ATGTCATACCCACAAGAAGTTAATAAGCGTCGCACCTTTGCGATTATTTCTCACCCCGATGCGGGTAAAACTACGATTACCGAAAAAGTTTTACTTTACGGAAATGCCATTCAAACAGCCGGCTCGGTTAAGGGCAAAGGCTCAAGCGCGCACGCAAAATCCGACTGGATGGAAATGGAAAAACAACGTGGTATCTCTATTACTACGTCTGTCATGCAATTTCCTTACAATGATTGTTTAGTTAATTTATTGGATACGCCCGGACACGAAGACTTCTCTGAAGATACATATCGTACACTAACCGCAGTAGATAGCTGTTTAATGGTTATCGACAGCGCAAAAGGTGTTGAGGAACGTACGATCAAATTAATGGAAGTGACTCGTCTGCGTGATACACCAATTTTAACCTTTATGAATAAACTCGACCGTGATATCCGTGATCCGATGGAATTATTGGACGAGGTTGAAAGCGTCCTAAAAATTCGTTGTGCGCCGATTACCTGGCCGATTGGTTGCGGCAAATTATTTAAAGGCGTATATCATATTGCGAAAGACGAAACCTATCTTTACCAATCAGGTCAAGGCTCAACCATTCAAGAAGTGCGTATCGTAAAAGGCTTAAACAGCCCTGAACTTGATGCTGCAGTCGGCGATGATTTAGCGAACCAGTTACGTGAAGAATTAGAATTGGTACAAGGTGCATCAAACGAATTTGATCACGAAGCATTTATCAACGGCGAACTCACACCAGTATTTTTCGGTACCGCATTAGGTAACTTCGGTGTGGATCATTTCCTAGATGGGTTAACCGAATGGGCGCCAAAACCGCAAGCACGTCAAACCGACGTGCGTACGGTAGAATCTAGTGAAGAAAAATTCTCAGGTTTCGTATTTAAGATCCAAGCGAATATGGATCCGAAACACCGTGACCGAGTGGCATTTATGCGCGTTGTATCAGGCAAATACGAAAAAGGTATGAAGCTCAAACACGTACGTATCGGCAAAGATGTCGTGATTTCCGATGCCTTAACCTTTATGGCGGGCGATCGTTCACACGCTGAAGAAGCCTATGCCGGCGATATTATCGGTTTACATAACCACGGCACAATCCAAATCGGCGATACTTTCACCCAAGGTGAAGTAATGAAATTTACCGGGATTCCAAACTTTGCACCGGAGCTATTCCGCCGTATTCGTTTGAAAGATCCGCTCAAGCAAAAACAATTGTTAAAAGGTTTAGTGCAACTTTCGGAAGAAGGTGCAGTACAGGTGTTCCGCCCATTAATGAACAATGACTTGATTGTAGGCGCAGTCGGTGTACTTCAGTTTGACGTGGTGGTTTCTCGTCTGAAAACCGAATATAACGTGGAAGCGATTTATGAAGCGGTAAACGTAGCAACTGCCCGTTGGGTTGAATGTAAGGATGCGAAGAAATTCGAAGAATTCAAACGTAAAAACGAACAAAACCTTGCGTTAGACGGTGGTGATAACTTGACTTATATCGCTCCGACGATGGTGAACTTAAATCTGGCGCAAGAACGCTATCCGGACGTTGAGTTCTTCAAAACACGTGAACATTAA